From Phalacrocorax carbo chromosome 8, bPhaCar2.1, whole genome shotgun sequence, a single genomic window includes:
- the SLU7 gene encoding pre-mRNA-splicing factor SLU7: MVTAWHRPWLCEVPGGAGLWAGPRCIVGRRRLWRRRRPSRGKTTMASGTVMNTTSAGGSNDVNLEEPKKMTREDWRKKKELEEQRKLGNAPAEVDEEGKDINPHIPQYISSVPWYIDPSKRPTLKHQRPQPEKQKQYSSSGEWYKRGVQEHAVATRYRKGACENCGALTHKKKDCMERPRKVGAKYTGMNIAPDEHVQPQLMFDYDGKRDRWNGYNPEEHMKIVEEYSKVDLAKRTLKAQKLQEELASGKLEQVNSPRHQWGEEEPNSQTERDHNSEDEDEDKYADDIDMPGQNFDSKRRITVRNLRIREDIAKYLRNLDPNSAYYDPKTRAMRENPYANTGKNPDEVGYAGDNFVRYTGDTISMAQTQLFAWEAYDKGSEVHLQADPTKLELLYKSFKVKKEDFKAQQKESILEKYGGQEHLDAPPAELLLAQTEDYVEYSRHGTVIKGQEKAIACSKYEEDVKINNHTCIWGSYWKDGKWGYKCCHSFVKYSYCTGEAGKEIANAEASLLEEQPREEEHITKPKTLMEIHQEKQKEKKKKKHKKSSNSDSEGEEKKKQEKLKKALNAEEARLLHVKEIMQLDERKRPYNSLYETREPTEEEMEAYRMKRQRPDDPMASFLGQ, translated from the exons ATGGTGACTGCGTGGCACCGCCCCTGGCTGTGCGAGGTTCCTGGTGGGGCGGGCCTCTGGGCGGGGCCGCGGTGCATTGTGGGGCGGCGGCGGTTGTGGCGGCGACGGCGGCCTAGCCG AGGAAAAACCACAATGGCATCAGGGACAGTAATGAACACCACTTCTGCGGGAGGATCCAATGATGTGAACCTGGAGGAACCGAAGAAGATGACAAGGGAAgactggagaaaaaagaaggaattagaAGAACAAAGGAAACTAGGAAATGCACCTGCTGAGGTGGATGAAGAAGGAAA AGATATCAATCCTCATATTCCTCAGTACATATCCTCAGTACCATGGTACATAGATCCTTCTAAAAGACCTACACTAAAGCATCAGAGACCTCAGccagagaagcagaaacagtATAGTTCCTCTGGAGAATGGTACAAACGAGGAGTTCAGGAg caTGCTGTAGCAACTAGATATCGTAAAGGAGCTTGCGAGAACTGTGGGGCATtgacacacaaaaagaaagactGCATGGAG agacCCAGGAAAGTTGGAGCAAAATACACAGGCATGAATATTGCACCAGATGAACATGTGCAGCCTCAGCTGATGTTTGATTATGATGGAAAGAGAGACCGTTGGAATGGTTATAACCCAGAAGAGCACATGAAGATTGTAGAGGAATATTCCAAGGTTGATTTG GCCAAACGTACGCTGAAAGCCCAGAAGCTTCAGGAAGAGTTAGCATCAGGAAAGCTGGAGCAAGTG AACTCCCCAAGACACCAGTGGGGAGAAGAGGAACCAAATTCACAGACA GAAAGAGATCATAACAGtgaagatgaagatgaagatAAATATGCAGATGACATTGATATGCCTGGGCAGAACTTTGACTCTAAAAGACGTATCACAGTTCGAAACTTACGTATTCGGGAAGATATTGCAAAA TACCTGAGGAATCTAGATCCAAACTCTGCTTATTATGATCCCAAAACAAGAGCAATGAGGGAGAACCCATATGCCAATACAGGCAAGAATCCAGATGA agttgGTTATGCAGGTGACAACTTTGTTCGCTACACTGGAGATACCATTTCAATGGCACAGACTCAGC TGTTTGCTTGGGAGGCTTATGACAAAGGCTCTGAAGTTCATCTTCAAGCAGACCCTACAAAATTAGAGCTACTTTATAAATCCTTCAAAGTGAAAAAGGAAGATTTCAAggcacagcagaaagaaagcatCCTAGAGAAG TATGGAGGACAAGAACACCTAGATGCCCCGCCAGCTGAACTGCTGTTAGCTCAAACAGAAGATTACGTGGAGTACTCTAGACATGGAACAGTCATCAAAGGACAAGAGAAAGCTATTGCTTGCTCTAAATATGAAGAGGATGTAAAGATCAACAACCATACA tgcATTTGGGGTTCATATTGGAAGGATGGCAAGTGGGGTTACAAATGCTGCCACTCGTTTGTCAAGTACTCATACTGTACAGGAGAAGCTGGGAAAGAAATTGCT AATGCTGAAGCAAGCTTACTGGAAGAGCAACCCAGGGAGGAAGAACAcataacaaaacccaaaacactgaTGGAG ATCCaccaagagaaacagaaagagaagaaaaagaagaagcaCAAGAAGAGCTCAAATTCAGATAGCGAGggtgaagagaaaaagaagcaagaaaaacttaaaaag gcACTAAATGCAGAAGAGGCTCGTCTTCTCCATGTTAAAGAAATCATGCAGTTAGATGAGAGGAAGAGACCGTACAACAGCCTATATGAAACCAGGGAGCcaacagaagaggaaatggaaGCCTACAGAATGAAACGTCAGAGACCTGATGATCCCATGGCCTCTTTTCTTGGACAGTAG
- the C1QTNF2 gene encoding complement C1q tumor necrosis factor-related protein 2 codes for MISAVLLLWTVPCVANHILGGFAKGVLQEGPQLACSLPGPPGPPGPPGAPGAPGTVGRMGFPGKDGKDGKDGDKGEHGDEGPQGRTGNPGKPGPKGKAGAIGKAGPRGPKGLKGNPGKNGAPGKKGPKGSKGETGMPGPCTCNANKAKSAFSVAVSKSYPRERLPIKFDRILMNEGGHYNVSSGKFICSIPGIYYFTYDITLANKHLAIGLVHNGQYRIKTFDANTGNHDVASGSTILSLKQEDEVWLQIFYSEQNGLFYDPYWTDSLFTGFLIYPDQDYLNEI; via the exons ATGATCTCTgctgtcctcctcctctggaCTGTGCCCTGTGTGGCAAACCACATCCTCGGGGGCTTTGCCAAGGGAGTGCTGCAGGAAGGTCCCCAGCTGGCATGCAGCCTGCCAGGACCCCCTGGGCCACCCGGCCCCCCCGGTGCCCCTGGGGCTCCAGGAACAGTCGGCAGGATGGGCTTCCCAGGGAAAGATGGCAAGGATGGCAAGGATGGGGATAAAGGCGAGCATGGTGATGAAG GTCCACAAGGCAGAACAGGAAACCCCGGCAAGCCAGGACCAAAGGGGAAAGCAGGAGCTATTGGCAAGGCAGGCCCACGAGGGCCCAAGGGTTTAAAAGGTAATCCTGGAAAAAACGGTGCACCAGGAAAGAAAGGGCCCAAAGGGAGCAAGGGTGAGACCGGGATGCCAGGACCCTGCACCTGTAATGCCAACAAAGCCAAATCTGCATTCTCCGTGGCAGTCTCAAAGAGCTACCCAAGGGAAAGGCTGCCCATCAAATTTGACAGGATCCTGATGAATGAGGGAGGACATTACAATGTTTCCAGTGGGAAATTTATATGCAGCATCCCAGGTATTTACTACTTCACTTATGATATCACTTTGGCAAACAAACATTTGGCCATTGGCTTGGTCCACAATGGGCAGTACCGGATCAAGACTTTTGATGCCAACACTGGGAACCATGATGTTGCCTCTGGATCAACCATCCTTTCCCTGAAGCAGGAGGATGAAGTATGGCTGCAGATCTTTTACTCGGAACAAAATGGGCTCTTTTATGATCCCTATTGGACAGACAGCTTATTTACTGGCTTTCTGATATATCCTGATCAAGATTACCTCAATGAAATATAG